One genomic region from Acidobacteriota bacterium encodes:
- the rpmF gene encoding 50S ribosomal protein L32 — protein sequence MPNPKRRHSKARTRSRRAHDALTTRSLSTCPNCHEAKLPHRVCPKCGFYKGREVIEVKDAQF from the coding sequence ATGCCGAATCCGAAACGAAGACATTCGAAAGCCCGGACACGCTCGCGCCGTGCGCACGACGCGCTGACCACCAGGTCGCTGTCGACCTGCCCGAACTGCCACGAGGCGAAGCTGCCGCATCGCGTCTGCCCGAAGTGCGGGTTCTACAAGGGCCGTGAAGTCATCGAGGTCAAGGACGCGCAGTTTTAA
- the plsX gene encoding phosphate acyltransferase PlsX, giving the protein MGGDHAPEEIVHGAILAATTDQIPVILTGDEAKLRSIAGSRLSPLIEIVHADEVIAMDDSSIRSILRKRGSSIHVAAGLVTEGRAGAFVSAGNTPAIWTIARRLLRMVEGVDRPALVAVIPRLEGFTVFLDVGANVDSRPHNLREFAVMGDLYAQTLMGIDNPRIGLLSNGEESGKGNVLTKETFHVLGATGINFAGNAEGNDLFSGDFDVIVTDGFIGNVVLKACESLAESMISAIRQELERSLRGQIGGLLAKPALKGLKKRIDYAEYGGAPLLGVQGGCIICHGRSDRRAIRNAIRVAHDFVALRVNEKIRERIGTLHTEERAEGLDDGSGKVAAVE; this is encoded by the coding sequence ATGGGTGGCGATCACGCACCTGAAGAAATCGTCCACGGCGCGATCCTCGCCGCGACCACCGATCAGATCCCCGTCATCCTGACCGGCGACGAAGCGAAGCTCCGCAGCATCGCCGGATCCAGGCTTTCCCCGCTCATCGAGATCGTCCACGCCGACGAGGTCATCGCCATGGACGACTCCTCCATCCGTTCGATTCTCCGCAAGCGCGGCTCGTCGATTCACGTCGCCGCCGGACTGGTCACCGAAGGCCGCGCGGGAGCGTTCGTTTCCGCCGGCAACACCCCCGCGATCTGGACCATTGCACGCCGCCTCCTTCGAATGGTCGAAGGGGTCGACCGGCCCGCGCTCGTCGCGGTCATCCCCCGTCTGGAGGGATTCACCGTCTTTCTCGACGTCGGCGCGAATGTCGACTCACGCCCTCACAATCTCCGGGAGTTCGCAGTCATGGGTGACCTCTATGCCCAGACGCTGATGGGGATCGACAATCCGCGGATCGGCCTTCTCTCCAACGGCGAGGAGTCAGGCAAGGGGAACGTCCTCACCAAGGAGACCTTCCACGTCCTCGGTGCCACCGGAATCAATTTCGCGGGCAATGCCGAGGGAAACGATCTGTTCAGCGGGGACTTTGACGTGATCGTCACGGACGGTTTCATCGGCAACGTCGTCCTCAAGGCGTGCGAGTCGCTTGCCGAGTCGATGATCTCTGCGATCCGGCAGGAGCTCGAACGCTCGCTGCGCGGACAGATCGGAGGGCTTCTCGCGAAGCCGGCCTTGAAGGGTCTCAAGAAACGGATCGACTACGCCGAGTACGGCGGTGCACCTCTTCTCGGAGTTCAGGGCGGCTGCATCATCTGTCACGGCCGGTCGGATCGTCGGGCGATCCGGAACGCGATCCGTGTCGCGCACGACTTCGTCGCGCTCCGCGTCAACGAAAAAATCCGTGAGCGGATCGGAACGCTTCACACCGAGGAGCGCGCCGAGGGTCTCGACGACGGGTCCGGAAAGGTCGCAGCGGTCGAATGA